A portion of the Desulfosoma caldarium genome contains these proteins:
- a CDS encoding tyrosine-type recombinase/integrase, with product MSHGTLSLLHQVFQSLEGPAVTALRNFLDFLRFHRTLSPATVQSYGADLAQWYLFLQSVLGRSYLGLEDLSEANLRRFVLHRHPRLAKSSQARALATYRSFFRFLQERHELAHNPGRFLRSPKIRVTLPAFLDVDDTLAFLNDLQKKAQAPSAPWTTARDWALFETLYATGLRVGELVRLNHDHLDRQEGIVRAVGKGSKERVVPIGSKALEAIGRYLEAFRGQWRGPYDPKAVFLNARGGRLSDRSVRRLMRQRLRDAGQWRPLSPHGLRHSFATHLLSSGADLRSIQEMLGHARLSTTQRYTKVDVDQIMRVYEDAHPRSRKSPS from the coding sequence ATGAGTCACGGGACGTTGTCCTTGCTGCACCAGGTCTTTCAAAGCCTTGAAGGCCCGGCTGTCACGGCACTCAGGAATTTTTTGGACTTTCTGCGCTTTCATAGGACCCTAAGCCCGGCGACAGTGCAAAGCTACGGGGCCGATTTGGCTCAGTGGTATCTTTTTCTTCAAAGCGTCTTGGGCCGATCGTACTTGGGCCTGGAAGACTTGTCGGAGGCGAACCTGCGCCGATTCGTCCTTCATAGGCATCCACGGCTGGCCAAAAGCAGCCAAGCGCGAGCCCTGGCCACCTACCGGTCCTTTTTTCGATTCCTTCAGGAAAGACACGAACTGGCGCACAACCCCGGCCGATTTTTGCGTTCACCCAAGATCAGGGTGACATTGCCGGCCTTCCTGGATGTGGACGACACTTTGGCCTTTCTCAATGATTTGCAAAAGAAAGCGCAAGCTCCCTCGGCCCCTTGGACCACCGCGCGGGACTGGGCGCTTTTTGAAACCCTGTATGCTACCGGGCTGCGCGTCGGTGAACTGGTGCGCCTCAACCACGACCATCTGGACAGACAAGAAGGCATCGTGCGCGCCGTGGGCAAAGGATCTAAGGAGCGCGTCGTTCCCATAGGATCCAAGGCCTTGGAAGCCATTGGTCGATACCTTGAAGCTTTTCGCGGCCAGTGGCGAGGGCCGTATGATCCCAAAGCCGTGTTCCTCAATGCTCGAGGGGGCCGACTGTCGGATCGTTCGGTGCGGCGCCTGATGAGGCAAAGGCTGCGCGATGCCGGTCAATGGCGGCCTTTGAGCCCTCACGGGCTTCGCCACAGTTTTGCCACGCATTTGTTGAGTTCCGGGGCAGATCTTCGAAGTATTCAGGAGATGCTGGGGCATGCCAGGCTTTCCACCACCCAGCGCTACACGAAGGTTGATGTGGATCAGATCATGCGTGTTTATGAGGACGCCCATCCACGAAGTCGCAAGAGCCCGTCCTAG
- the hslU gene encoding ATP-dependent protease ATPase subunit HslU, whose amino-acid sequence MQQPLTPAEIVRELDKFVIGQKEAKRMVAIALRNRWRRQQVPEHLRDEIAPKNIIMIGPTGVGKTEIARRLARLAQSPFLKVEASKFTEVGYVGRDVESMIRDLADLAVNMVRSEEMEAVRLKAEELAEERLLDILLPRSRRSAAGSGRAHESSDAKTALEETQQADATREKLRRLLRQGALDDRYVELEVEDRSVPVFDFFASAGMEEMDYNLREMLSSMLPRRTKRRKVKIPEARQILMEQESQRLIDMDKVIRQAIERVEHSGIIFIDEIDKIAGREGTHGPDVSREGVQRDLLPIVEGSTVTTKYGMVRTDHILFIASGAFHMAKPSELIPELQGRFPIRVELQSLTKEDFVRILKEPENALITQYIALLATEGVTLVFEEAAIEEIAEIAYQVNTRTENIGARRLHTIMEKLLSDISFHAPDLKGQTLTITRDYVRQTLEDIVKDEDLSRYIL is encoded by the coding sequence ATGCAGCAGCCCCTGACACCTGCCGAGATTGTGCGAGAATTGGATAAATTCGTTATCGGCCAAAAAGAGGCCAAGCGCATGGTGGCCATTGCCTTGAGAAACCGATGGCGCCGCCAGCAGGTGCCCGAACACCTACGGGATGAAATTGCTCCCAAAAACATCATCATGATTGGGCCGACGGGCGTGGGAAAGACGGAAATTGCGCGGCGTCTGGCCCGTCTGGCCCAGTCCCCTTTTCTCAAGGTGGAAGCCAGTAAATTCACCGAAGTGGGCTATGTGGGCCGTGATGTGGAATCGATGATTCGCGATTTGGCAGATCTTGCGGTCAACATGGTGCGATCGGAAGAGATGGAAGCCGTTCGCCTCAAGGCGGAGGAGCTGGCGGAAGAAAGGCTTCTGGATATTCTTCTTCCACGTTCGCGGCGCAGTGCGGCTGGGTCCGGTCGAGCCCACGAGTCGAGTGACGCCAAGACGGCTCTGGAAGAAACACAACAGGCTGATGCGACCCGGGAAAAGCTTCGAAGACTCCTGCGTCAAGGGGCTCTGGATGATCGCTACGTGGAATTGGAAGTGGAAGATCGGTCCGTGCCGGTTTTTGACTTTTTCGCCAGCGCCGGCATGGAAGAGATGGACTACAACCTTCGAGAGATGCTCAGTTCCATGCTTCCCAGGCGCACCAAGCGCCGCAAGGTAAAGATTCCCGAAGCTCGACAGATTCTGATGGAGCAGGAATCGCAGCGACTCATTGACATGGACAAGGTCATACGCCAAGCCATCGAACGGGTGGAGCATTCCGGCATTATCTTTATCGACGAGATTGATAAGATCGCCGGGCGCGAAGGCACCCACGGGCCCGATGTGTCCCGAGAAGGCGTGCAACGGGACCTTTTGCCCATAGTGGAGGGATCCACCGTCACCACCAAGTATGGCATGGTGCGCACGGATCATATTCTCTTCATTGCCAGCGGCGCCTTTCACATGGCCAAACCTTCGGAACTCATTCCCGAACTCCAAGGGCGCTTTCCCATTCGCGTGGAACTGCAATCCCTGACCAAAGAAGACTTTGTCCGGATTCTTAAAGAACCAGAAAATGCCCTGATCACCCAGTACATTGCCCTTCTGGCCACAGAAGGCGTCACCCTGGTCTTTGAGGAGGCGGCCATAGAAGAAATTGCCGAAATCGCCTACCAGGTGAACACGCGCACGGAAAATATCGGTGCACGAAGGCTGCACACCATCATGGAAAAGTTGTTGTCCGACATTTCCTTTCATGCGCCCGACCTCAAAGGCCAAACCCTAACCATCACGCGAGACTACGTGAGGCAAACCTTGGAAGACATCGTTAAAGACGAAGACTTAAGCCGCTACATTCTTTAA
- the fusA gene encoding elongation factor G — MSESVDKVRTFAIVSHGGAGKTSLAEAMLFTTGATTRLGKVDDNTSVMDFEPEEVSRKITISTAFYTFAWKKHSCTVIDTPGDFNFIAETKSSLQGADAALVVVDAIDGVKVQTEKVWEFAEELNLPRMVFISKMDRDRADFVKTVENIRQQLGSQCVPLTVPVGSAENFQGVVDVLTGKAFLYLHGESGKFEVKEAPADALKLAAQYKELLVENVCEANDDLLEKYLEGQELTQEEIVGGLRGAVLAGRLIPIACGSGTANVGTAQVLDIIVDCFPSPLDRGSRKGMALDGTSEEVREPDPAAPFSGVVIKTISDPYAGRLSVVRIFSGTMKPDATVFNSTKKSKERYGQLLRIKGKAQEGIPEAGPGDIVAVAKLKETTTGDTLCDEKNPVVFSFPELPAAVYSLAIEPKSKGDEDKIFSSLARLMEEDLALKMERNDETKEMILSGMGEIHIEATIDKLKRKFGVEVNLRLPKVPYKETIKGKARVQGKYKKQTGGRGQYGDCWIEMEPLPRGEGFQFVDKIVGGVIPRQYIPAVEKGIVEAAQEGVLAGYPVVDFKVDLVDGSYHAVDSSEMAFKIAGSMAFKKAVADAKPTLLEPIMQLEVVIPDDCLGDVIGDLNSRRGKVLGMDSQGSKQIVRAQVPLAEMLKYAPDLRSMTAGRGMFTMKFSHYEEVPAQLQEKIIDAAKAEKAEKG; from the coding sequence ATGAGCGAATCTGTAGACAAGGTTCGAACGTTTGCCATCGTTTCCCACGGCGGCGCGGGAAAGACCTCCTTGGCTGAGGCCATGCTCTTTACGACAGGCGCGACCACACGTCTGGGCAAGGTGGATGACAACACCTCGGTCATGGATTTCGAGCCCGAAGAAGTGAGCCGCAAGATCACCATCAGCACAGCCTTTTACACTTTTGCCTGGAAAAAGCATTCTTGTACCGTCATCGACACGCCCGGTGATTTCAATTTCATTGCGGAAACTAAGAGTTCTCTACAGGGTGCGGATGCGGCCTTGGTGGTCGTCGATGCCATCGACGGCGTGAAGGTGCAGACGGAAAAGGTCTGGGAATTTGCCGAAGAGCTGAACCTACCTCGCATGGTTTTTATCAGCAAGATGGATCGAGATCGGGCCGATTTTGTCAAGACGGTGGAGAACATTCGCCAGCAATTGGGTTCTCAGTGTGTGCCGTTGACGGTGCCCGTGGGCAGTGCCGAAAACTTTCAAGGTGTCGTGGATGTGCTCACCGGCAAAGCCTTTCTTTACCTTCACGGAGAGTCCGGCAAGTTCGAGGTGAAAGAAGCGCCTGCGGACGCCCTGAAGTTAGCGGCTCAGTATAAAGAATTGCTTGTGGAAAACGTGTGCGAAGCCAACGATGACCTGCTTGAAAAATACCTGGAAGGCCAAGAATTGACCCAGGAAGAAATTGTGGGAGGCTTGCGCGGGGCCGTCCTGGCCGGGCGCTTGATTCCCATCGCGTGTGGTTCCGGCACCGCCAATGTGGGCACGGCCCAGGTTCTGGACATCATTGTGGACTGTTTTCCTTCCCCCTTGGATCGCGGTTCCAGAAAAGGCATGGCCTTGGACGGTACAAGCGAAGAGGTGCGAGAACCGGACCCTGCCGCGCCCTTCTCCGGCGTGGTCATCAAGACCATCAGCGACCCCTATGCGGGGCGCCTATCGGTGGTGCGCATCTTTTCCGGCACCATGAAGCCGGATGCCACCGTCTTCAACAGCACGAAAAAGTCCAAAGAACGTTACGGGCAACTACTGCGCATCAAAGGAAAGGCTCAGGAAGGCATTCCTGAAGCGGGCCCCGGCGACATCGTGGCCGTTGCCAAGCTCAAGGAAACCACAACGGGAGATACCCTCTGCGACGAGAAAAATCCCGTGGTCTTTTCGTTCCCCGAACTGCCCGCCGCAGTCTATTCCTTGGCCATAGAACCCAAAAGCAAAGGCGACGAAGATAAGATTTTCAGCTCTTTGGCCCGACTCATGGAAGAGGACTTGGCCCTCAAAATGGAACGCAACGATGAGACCAAGGAAATGATCCTTTCCGGCATGGGAGAAATCCACATCGAAGCCACCATCGATAAGCTCAAACGCAAGTTTGGCGTCGAAGTCAACCTCAGGCTTCCTAAAGTTCCTTACAAGGAAACCATTAAAGGTAAGGCCCGAGTACAAGGCAAGTACAAGAAACAAACCGGAGGACGCGGTCAGTACGGCGATTGCTGGATCGAGATGGAACCTCTGCCTCGTGGCGAAGGTTTTCAGTTTGTGGACAAGATCGTGGGTGGCGTCATTCCCCGGCAATACATTCCCGCCGTGGAGAAGGGTATAGTGGAAGCCGCTCAGGAAGGCGTGCTGGCGGGCTATCCCGTCGTGGACTTCAAAGTGGATCTGGTGGACGGCTCTTACCACGCCGTGGATTCTTCCGAAATGGCCTTCAAGATCGCCGGATCCATGGCCTTCAAGAAAGCGGTTGCCGACGCCAAGCCCACCTTGTTGGAGCCCATTATGCAGTTGGAAGTGGTCATTCCGGACGATTGCCTGGGTGACGTCATCGGAGACCTTAACTCTCGGCGTGGTAAGGTGTTGGGAATGGACAGCCAGGGGAGCAAACAGATCGTTCGAGCCCAGGTGCCTCTGGCGGAAATGCTGAAATACGCGCCGGATCTACGATCCATGACGGCTGGCCGTGGCATGTTCACCATGAAGTTTTCCCATTACGAAGAAGTGCCGGCACAGCTTCAGGAAAAAATTATTGATGCGGCCAAGGCTGAGAAAGCCGAAAAGGGATAG
- a CDS encoding MogA/MoaB family molybdenum cofactor biosynthesis protein produces MSSCRRTLAVITVSDKGSRGEREDLAGASLWERLHREGFTGMWRAVVPDEPRAIEEALREAVDRRGVALVITTGGTGVSPRDVTPDVTAAFCDRLIPGMAEAMRLESLKKTPHAMLSRAVVGIRGQSLIVNLPGSVKGCLENLEAILPALPHALAKIQGDTADCGG; encoded by the coding sequence GTGTCTTCCTGCCGTCGGACACTGGCTGTCATTACGGTCAGTGACAAGGGAAGTCGAGGTGAACGCGAGGATCTTGCCGGGGCTTCGCTTTGGGAAAGGCTGCATCGGGAAGGCTTTACCGGAATGTGGCGAGCCGTGGTGCCGGATGAGCCAAGGGCCATTGAGGAGGCGCTGCGGGAAGCCGTAGATCGCCGCGGGGTGGCCCTGGTGATTACCACGGGGGGAACAGGCGTGTCCCCAAGAGACGTCACGCCGGACGTGACGGCCGCTTTCTGTGATCGGCTTATTCCAGGCATGGCGGAAGCCATGCGCCTGGAAAGCCTCAAAAAAACACCCCATGCCATGCTCTCCCGAGCCGTAGTGGGCATTCGAGGCCAAAGCCTCATTGTCAATCTTCCGGGAAGCGTCAAAGGATGTCTTGAAAACCTCGAAGCCATTCTGCCAGCCTTGCCTCATGCCCTGGCCAAAATTCAGGGAGATACCGCTGACTGCGGGGGGTAA
- a CDS encoding argininosuccinate synthase gives MGISKVVLAYSGGLDTSIILKWLVETYDCDVVAFAADLGQGDDLQAIEKKALDTGAVKARVEDLREEFVRDFVFPAFRANVIYEGQYLLGTAIARPLIAKRQVEIALEEGAEAVSHGATGKGNDQVRFELTYTALAPHLKVIAPWREWHFKSRQALLEFARKHGIPVPVTPEKPYSCDANLLHISYEGGILEDPWREPDPSMFTMTVDPREAPDEPEILEVDFLRGDPVAVNGQSMTPATLLQTLNRLGGRHGVGRADVVESRFVGMKSRGVYETPGGTILRTAHRAMESITMDREVMFLRDSLIPQYAKLIYNGFWYAPERVALQRLIDASQEFVTGTVRLKLYKGQCTVIGRKSDQSLYDPQLATFEEEDVYRQSDATGFIRLQGLRLRVQHLVRSRARG, from the coding sequence ATGGGTATAAGCAAAGTGGTTCTGGCCTATTCTGGAGGTTTGGACACTTCCATCATTTTGAAATGGCTGGTCGAAACCTATGACTGTGACGTCGTGGCCTTTGCGGCAGACCTTGGCCAAGGGGACGATTTGCAGGCCATTGAAAAAAAGGCTTTGGACACCGGCGCCGTCAAGGCGAGGGTGGAAGATCTTCGCGAAGAATTTGTGCGCGACTTTGTCTTTCCTGCCTTTCGAGCCAATGTCATTTACGAAGGCCAGTATCTGCTTGGCACAGCCATTGCCAGGCCGCTCATCGCCAAAAGGCAAGTGGAAATTGCCCTGGAAGAAGGAGCGGAGGCGGTCAGCCATGGAGCGACCGGCAAGGGCAACGACCAGGTGCGCTTTGAACTCACCTACACGGCTCTGGCACCGCATCTCAAGGTCATTGCCCCCTGGCGCGAATGGCACTTCAAGTCTCGGCAAGCCCTTTTGGAATTTGCCCGAAAGCACGGCATTCCCGTGCCCGTTACCCCGGAAAAACCTTATAGCTGTGACGCGAACCTGCTGCACATCAGCTACGAGGGCGGTATTTTGGAGGATCCATGGCGGGAACCCGACCCGTCCATGTTCACCATGACCGTAGACCCGCGTGAGGCGCCTGACGAGCCGGAGATTCTGGAAGTGGACTTTCTTCGAGGGGACCCTGTGGCGGTCAACGGCCAATCCATGACACCGGCTACTCTGCTGCAGACCCTCAATCGCCTCGGCGGCCGACACGGAGTAGGCCGAGCCGACGTGGTGGAAAGCCGTTTTGTTGGCATGAAGTCCCGAGGCGTCTATGAGACCCCCGGGGGCACCATTCTGAGAACGGCGCATCGGGCCATGGAATCCATCACCATGGACCGGGAAGTCATGTTTCTTCGAGATTCCCTGATTCCCCAATATGCCAAGCTCATTTACAACGGTTTTTGGTATGCGCCGGAGCGGGTGGCGCTGCAGCGCCTCATCGATGCCTCGCAGGAATTCGTCACGGGCACCGTTCGCCTCAAACTGTACAAAGGCCAATGCACAGTCATCGGCAGAAAGTCGGACCAATCCCTGTATGATCCTCAATTAGCCACCTTTGAAGAAGAAGATGTCTATAGACAAAGCGACGCGACCGGTTTCATTCGATTGCAGGGGTTGCGTTTGCGGGTTCAGCATCTGGTCAGGAGCCGAGCACGAGGGTGA
- a CDS encoding Mut7-C RNAse domain-containing protein has product METRARFFVDRMLGKVAKYLRILGYDACYGSIETTSQVQALRKEGYIVITGNTRWRHVPGVFYCEATRWHEQCQKLVNAGLVRLEEIDPFSRCLRCNRALEDVAREEVAGRVPEFVYATAPSFSRCPVCGRVYWPGSHLDKMTENFQQIMGWNLEDAGKRRKA; this is encoded by the coding sequence ATGGAAACTCGGGCACGGTTTTTTGTTGATCGCATGCTGGGAAAGGTGGCAAAGTATTTACGAATCCTTGGCTACGACGCGTGCTACGGGTCCATTGAAACGACCTCACAGGTTCAGGCCTTGCGGAAGGAAGGCTACATCGTCATCACAGGTAACACGCGATGGCGTCATGTGCCGGGCGTTTTTTATTGTGAAGCCACACGGTGGCATGAACAGTGCCAAAAACTGGTGAACGCCGGCCTTGTTCGCCTGGAAGAGATAGACCCTTTTAGTCGATGCCTTCGATGCAATCGAGCTTTGGAGGACGTGGCCAGAGAAGAAGTCGCGGGGCGTGTTCCTGAGTTCGTCTACGCCACGGCGCCCTCTTTTAGCCGTTGCCCCGTGTGTGGGCGCGTGTACTGGCCGGGTTCGCATTTGGACAAAATGACCGAGAACTTTCAACAGATAATGGGTTGGAACCTGGAGGATGCGGGAAAAAGGAGGAAAGCATGA
- the argF gene encoding ornithine carbamoyltransferase, with the protein MKRDFLSLWDVTREEIFFLIDQALQLKRDWLQGTVKPLLRQKTLGLLFTKPSTRTRVSFEGAMHRLGGSCTFLSVQDTQLARSEPLTDTARVLSRYIDALVVRTYDHQDVVTLAQYASIPVINGLTDLCHPCQVLSDLMTVMEKKKRLDNVVVAWIGDGNNMAHSWINASARLGFRLNISCPDGYWPSAWVLERARQEGIADIGLYEDPVEAVKDAVVINTDVWASMGQEHEAEKRRKAFWPFQLNARLLAKAPKEAIVLHCLPAHRGEEITEDVLEGPQSVVFDQAENRLHAQAALLQWLLSS; encoded by the coding sequence ATGAAAAGAGACTTTCTTAGCCTGTGGGATGTAACGCGAGAGGAAATTTTCTTCCTCATCGATCAAGCCCTTCAACTGAAACGGGACTGGTTACAAGGGACCGTCAAGCCTTTGTTGCGCCAGAAAACCTTGGGGCTTCTTTTTACCAAGCCGTCCACGAGAACGCGTGTGTCCTTTGAAGGGGCCATGCATCGCCTGGGAGGGTCCTGTACCTTTCTGAGCGTTCAGGATACCCAACTTGCACGGTCTGAACCCCTCACCGACACGGCGAGGGTTTTGTCCCGCTACATCGATGCCTTGGTGGTGCGCACCTACGACCACCAGGATGTGGTCACCTTGGCGCAGTACGCCTCCATTCCCGTCATCAACGGATTGACGGATCTGTGTCATCCTTGCCAGGTCCTGAGCGATCTCATGACGGTGATGGAAAAGAAAAAGCGGCTGGACAATGTGGTGGTGGCTTGGATTGGGGACGGCAACAATATGGCCCATTCCTGGATCAACGCGTCGGCTCGCTTAGGTTTTCGACTGAACATTTCATGCCCGGATGGCTACTGGCCGTCAGCTTGGGTGCTGGAGCGGGCCCGTCAGGAAGGCATTGCCGACATTGGCCTTTACGAAGATCCTGTGGAGGCTGTTAAGGACGCTGTGGTGATCAATACGGACGTGTGGGCCAGCATGGGGCAGGAACACGAGGCGGAAAAGCGCAGGAAAGCCTTTTGGCCGTTTCAGTTGAACGCGCGGCTTTTGGCCAAGGCGCCCAAGGAGGCCATTGTTCTTCATTGTCTTCCCGCCCATCGTGGCGAAGAAATCACGGAAGATGTTCTGGAAGGGCCTCAGTCCGTCGTCTTTGATCAGGCCGAAAACCGCTTGCATGCGCAGGCGGCGCTGCTTCAATGGCTTCTGTCGTCGTAG
- the argB gene encoding acetylglutamate kinase yields MRDAAALLIEALPYIRQYSGKTVVIKYGGHAMKDEALKDSFAQDVVLMKYIGIHPVVVHGGGPQIGRMLDRVGKKSDFREGMRVTDEETMDVVEMVLAGKVNKEIVALINRHGGRAIGLSGKDGMLIEARKMHLFKYLGDDQPPEIIDIGLVGEVERVNVEILEVLEKSHVVPVIAPVGVGKSGETYNINADLVAGKVAAALDAEKLVLMTDVPGVLNAAGDLISSLTVAEAAELIQDEVLKGGMIPKVQCAMDAVQGGVKKVAILDGRIPHAVLLELFTDSGIGTEIVPSRPSRRFKERKRS; encoded by the coding sequence ATGCGAGATGCCGCCGCGTTACTCATCGAGGCTTTGCCCTATATTCGCCAGTATTCTGGAAAGACGGTGGTCATTAAGTACGGAGGCCACGCCATGAAGGACGAAGCCCTAAAAGACAGCTTCGCCCAAGACGTGGTGCTCATGAAGTACATCGGCATTCACCCCGTGGTGGTGCATGGCGGAGGACCTCAGATCGGCCGGATGCTAGACCGCGTCGGCAAGAAGTCGGATTTTCGGGAAGGCATGCGCGTCACCGACGAAGAAACCATGGATGTGGTGGAGATGGTCCTGGCCGGAAAGGTGAACAAGGAAATTGTGGCCCTCATCAATCGTCACGGTGGCCGCGCCATTGGGTTGAGCGGCAAGGACGGGATGCTCATTGAAGCCCGCAAGATGCATCTTTTCAAATATCTCGGAGACGATCAGCCTCCGGAAATTATTGACATCGGCTTGGTGGGGGAAGTGGAACGAGTCAATGTGGAAATTCTTGAAGTGCTGGAAAAGAGTCATGTCGTTCCGGTGATTGCGCCCGTGGGGGTGGGAAAGTCCGGAGAAACTTACAACATCAACGCAGACCTGGTGGCCGGAAAAGTGGCGGCCGCTCTAGATGCCGAAAAACTGGTGCTGATGACCGATGTCCCTGGAGTGCTCAACGCCGCCGGCGACCTCATTTCCAGCCTCACCGTGGCCGAGGCGGCGGAACTCATTCAGGACGAAGTCCTCAAAGGGGGCATGATTCCCAAAGTGCAGTGCGCCATGGATGCCGTTCAAGGGGGAGTGAAAAAGGTGGCCATTCTTGACGGACGCATTCCCCATGCCGTGCTTTTGGAACTGTTCACCGACTCGGGCATCGGCACCGAAATCGTTCCTTCGCGACCCTCCAGAAGATTCAAAGAAAGGAAGCGCTCATGA
- a CDS encoding aspartate aminotransferase family protein, with protein MTQPVMDLCDQVICSTYARYPVVLERGQGSRLWDAYGKEYVDFVAGIAVCNLGHCHPEVTEVICRQAQTLVHVSNLYYTRPQVALADALRRHSFADRVFFANSGAEANEAAIKLARKYSRDKYGPGRFHVITMENSFHGRTLATLSATGQEKVQKGFEPLVEGFLFVPYNDIEAVRRAMSSEVCAVLVEPIQGEGGVRVGDAGYFQELRALCTERDVLLIFDEVQVGMGRTGTLFAYEQLDVTPDVMTLAKALGNGLPIGAMLATEQAAQAFTLGSHASTFGGTPLVTAAAGKVLELLSQPSFLASVREKGQYFLERLRDLQSRHAEKVRDVRGRGLIVGMELAGPGKAIVDQCLSKGFLINCTHETVLRFVPPLVIGKDDIDRLIDVLDGVLKEWTP; from the coding sequence ATGACACAACCCGTGATGGATTTGTGCGATCAAGTGATCTGTTCCACATATGCCCGCTACCCTGTGGTGCTGGAAAGGGGCCAAGGCAGCCGACTGTGGGATGCGTACGGGAAAGAATACGTTGACTTTGTGGCCGGCATTGCCGTGTGCAACCTGGGCCATTGTCATCCCGAGGTGACGGAGGTCATCTGCCGCCAAGCTCAGACCTTGGTGCACGTGTCCAATTTATACTACACACGCCCTCAAGTGGCTCTGGCCGACGCCCTGCGGCGCCATTCCTTTGCGGATCGCGTCTTCTTTGCCAACAGTGGTGCAGAAGCCAACGAAGCTGCTATCAAGCTGGCTCGAAAATACAGCCGGGACAAATACGGCCCGGGACGTTTTCATGTGATTACCATGGAAAATTCCTTTCATGGCCGTACCCTGGCCACCTTGTCGGCCACAGGTCAGGAAAAGGTCCAAAAGGGTTTTGAACCCCTAGTGGAAGGGTTTCTTTTTGTGCCCTATAACGACATCGAGGCCGTCCGCCGCGCCATGTCGTCTGAGGTGTGTGCCGTTTTGGTGGAACCCATTCAGGGGGAAGGCGGCGTACGAGTGGGGGATGCTGGGTATTTTCAGGAGCTTCGAGCACTGTGCACAGAGCGGGATGTTCTGTTAATTTTTGACGAGGTCCAGGTGGGCATGGGACGCACGGGAACCCTTTTTGCCTATGAACAGCTTGATGTCACCCCGGATGTCATGACCTTGGCAAAAGCCTTGGGAAACGGACTGCCCATTGGGGCCATGCTGGCCACGGAACAGGCCGCTCAAGCCTTTACCCTGGGAAGCCATGCCAGCACCTTTGGCGGCACGCCGCTGGTGACCGCTGCGGCCGGGAAGGTTTTGGAGCTTCTTTCGCAACCGTCCTTTCTCGCTTCCGTGCGAGAAAAGGGGCAATATTTTCTGGAAAGGCTTCGCGATCTTCAATCACGGCATGCGGAAAAGGTTCGAGACGTTCGTGGAAGAGGCCTCATCGTGGGTATGGAACTGGCCGGTCCTGGAAAGGCCATCGTGGATCAATGCCTCAGCAAAGGATTTCTCATCAACTGCACGCATGAAACGGTGCTGCGTTTTGTGCCGCCTCTCGTCATTGGCAAGGACGACATTGACCGGCTCATCGACGTCCTGGACGGCGTGCTCAAGGAGTGGACGCCATGA
- the hslV gene encoding ATP-dependent protease subunit HslV, whose product MLAMPLAHSPRTHLHGTTVLAIHREGHVVMAGDGQVTFGDTVMKQQARKVRKMYHDQILAGFAGATADAFTLFERLETKLEQYNGNLKRAAVELAKDWRMDRALRRLEALLIAADRQQCLILSGTGDVIEPDDGLAAVGSGGPYALAAARALLAHTSLPLRVVAEEAMKVAAQLCIYTNQSFTIEEL is encoded by the coding sequence ATGCTCGCCATGCCATTGGCCCACAGTCCAAGGACCCACCTCCACGGAACCACCGTTTTGGCTATTCATCGAGAGGGGCACGTGGTCATGGCCGGAGACGGCCAGGTGACCTTTGGGGATACCGTTATGAAGCAGCAGGCGCGTAAGGTGCGCAAAATGTATCACGATCAGATTCTCGCCGGGTTTGCCGGTGCCACGGCCGATGCTTTTACCCTTTTTGAGCGGCTGGAAACCAAGCTTGAGCAGTATAACGGCAATTTGAAAAGGGCCGCCGTGGAACTGGCCAAGGATTGGCGCATGGATCGTGCGCTGCGGCGCTTGGAAGCCCTCCTTATCGCCGCCGATCGCCAACAGTGCCTGATCCTAAGCGGCACGGGCGATGTCATTGAACCCGACGACGGGCTTGCCGCTGTGGGTTCCGGTGGGCCATACGCATTGGCGGCGGCGCGAGCCCTTTTGGCCCACACAAGCCTTCCCCTGCGCGTGGTGGCCGAAGAGGCCATGAAGGTGGCCGCCCAGTTGTGTATCTATACCAACCAGTCCTTCACCATAGAGGAGTTGTGA